One Apodemus sylvaticus chromosome 23, mApoSyl1.1, whole genome shotgun sequence genomic window carries:
- the Tcf21 gene encoding transcription factor 21, whose amino-acid sequence MSTGSLSDVEDLQEVEMLDCDSLKVDSNKEFGTSNESTEEGSNCENGSPQKGRGGLGKRRKAPTKKSPLSGVSQEGKQVQRNAANARERARMRVLSKAFSRLKTTLPWVPPDTKLSKLDTLRLASSYIAHLRQILANDKYENGYIHPVNLTWPFMVAGKPESDLKEVVTASRLCGTTAS is encoded by the exons ATGTCCACTGGCTCCCTGAGCGATGTAGAAGACCTTCAAGAGGTGGAGATGCTGGACTGTGACTCCCTGAAAGTGGACTCCAACAAGGAGTTTGGAACTTCCAACGAGAGCACCGAGGAGGGCTCCAACTGTGAGAACGGCTCGCCACAGAAGGGTCGCGGTGGCCTGGGCAAGAGGAGGAAGGCGCCCACCAAGAAAAGCCCGCTGAGCGGGGTCAGCCAAGAGGGCAAGCAGGTCCAGCGCAACGCGGCCAATGCGCGCGAGCGGGCCCGCATGCGAGTGCTAAGCAAGGCCTTCTCCAGGCTCAAGACCACCCTGCCCTGGGTGCCCCCGGACACCAAGCTCTCCAAGCTGGACACTCTCAGGCTGGCGTCCAGCTACATCGCGCACTTAAGGCAGATCCTGGCCAACGACAAGTACGAGAACGGTTACATTCACCCAGTGAACCTG ACTTGGCCCTTTATGGTGGCCGGCAAACCCGAGAGTGACCTGAAGGAAGTGGTGACCGCGAGCCGCTTGTGTGGAACCACCGCATCCTGA